From Symphalangus syndactylus isolate Jambi chromosome 21, NHGRI_mSymSyn1-v2.1_pri, whole genome shotgun sequence:
GCTTGGGGACCGGGACCTCCGCTTCCTCCGGTCTCGCGGCCACACCGCACTCTCCTTCCTGTCTGGCCGCTCGTGGCTGTGTTCCCGCTGGTGCTTGTGCCTGCGGAGTCTCTCCAGGCTGCTGGTGGGGGAGCACTCCCTTCCGCGAGGTCTGGACGCtgatctcttcttcttcttcctgctctcATAGTGCTCGTAGGAAGAGCTACCAGGGCTCCCCGAGCGTGACCGGGACGTCCTCCGGCTGTGGCCCCAGGGGCCCCGCCTGTGCTCCCTGCTCTTCTCCTTGGCTTTCTTCCTCTTAGCTCGCTCTCGGCTGCTGGAGCGGTCGCTGGAGGACCGCCGGCTCTTGGCCTTGGACCGCTGCCTCCTGGGGCGCTCCTCACCCACTGATGGTGACGCTGACCTCGAGCTCCTGTCCCTGGATTCAGAGCGTGTCACAGAGCGCGTCCGTCCGTGCTCCCTGGACACCCTCTTCCTCTTGGCCTTCCTCCTGCTGCGGGAGCTGGATGTGGAGCGGGACCGGGAAGGGGGCCTGAGCTCCACGACTCTGTGGGTGGCAGCCTGCGGCATGCCCGGGCTGGGTGGGGCTTCTGGCTCCACGACAGTCACACAGGTCACCGTCCGCTCCTCAGAGCCAAAGAAGGTGCTGCAAGACGCCCCATCCTCCTCGTCCCAGGGCTCCGGTGGGGATGGCCTCTGCACCCGGGCAGCCAGGCCCTGGCTCTCTGTGGGCTCCTCTCGCTCCGTGTCAGAGGCCCCCTCGGCAGCCACTGCACCCCGGAGCTTGGACACAGTGGAGGATGGTCCAAGAGGGGGATCAGGCTCTGTACCAAAGATGCTCTCCACCGTGTAGGAGGTGACGCAGCGCACAGCCTGCACCGTCTGGGCCTTCGGGCTGTTGATGGAGATGGTTCGTGTGATCTCAGAGGGCAGGAGGCCAGGGCCAGACCTCTCGGGGCTGCTGCTAGGGGCGCTGGAGTCGGAGCCGGTGGGGTCGGAGGGGTCGTAGACCTCGCTCCGGAGCTGCTTCGTCTTCTTGATGGAGAAGAGGGGTGAGGGGTTCTCCTTCCTCTGCTCCTTATTGTCCACAGGCCGGAACGTGTTACAGAAGCCAGGGCTGGAGAGCTGGCTGGAATGTGCCATGTTTCCAGGAATATTGATCCGGAAGCTCTCAAAGGTCGACCCAACCCCTTTCCCTCTTGATGGTCCCAGTGGGGCCATACTGCCAtgggagctgggggctgggggccggGAGCTGCCCGTGTGCACGCCGGGCTCCTGGGGCACCCTGCTGCTGGCCTCGCTCTCTGCCCGCGTGCCTCGCCCCGGCTGCCCAGCGCCCTCCCTGCCGGTCAGTCGGCTGATGCAGGCGCTGGGGATCTCAGTGCTCTGCCCATGGGCCGGGGCCATGTCCCGTCTGCCACCACCGTCATCTCTCCTGATCTTTGGTATCCTGGGTAGCTCAGAGATGTCCATTCTTCTGGGCGCTGGTTTCAGGGGAGGCCCCGACACCACACTGCGACATGGGGGCTTAGAATCTCTGCTCGAGATCTTAGACGTGGCAGAAGCCAGGGGCAAAGTGTGCTTGTTGGTGCCGTTGAACTGGGGGCCGTGACTGTGTCTGAAGCCAGGCACGCTCCCATTTGACAAGTTCCGAGCCTGAACCGACCCAGGGGTTGCTGACAAGTCCAGCCTCACAGGTGCCCCCGAGGTGCGGGTGGGGATGCAGGAGCTGCCTTGACAGCTTAGCCCTGTGCTCTGTGGCCTGTTTCCTGAGGGGCCTTGGGCCGGGCTCCCAGAGGGCAGTGCTCGGGGCTGCAGGCAGTCCTTGGATCCTTCTTCCCCTCTGGACACACTGCCTGAGTTTCGCTGAAAAGAAACTggagctaaaaaacaaaaaagtcaatgGCAATCATTTCCCACCCACTCTTCTTCAATGTCCGTGGCTTAACTTTTATCACAACTGGTTTTCTGTGAGGTCGTGCGCTTTAAACTCCCGTCTGCCTGTTGAGGTGGACACCTCGCCTTTCCACACCTGGAGAGCTGCTTCAACAGTCACTCTGTGATGACAAAGTACAGTGGCTGAGGCCATTAGGACACGATATTAACCAGGGGCGGGTGCAGTACCCCATTAGGACACGTTCTTATGAACATGAAGCTGTGTGGCTGGGTAAGAACTCGGAGCTAACTGGGAAACTGCTCAAGAAGAGAAATCAGTGTAGAAAAATGGCTGAGGAATGGTCCCCCCAACTTCAGCTACATCTTCTGTGACTGAGACATGGGCTAAGTGCTTGGGAACAGCCTGAGGACCAGCAGCCCACAGAGGAAGGGGCCATGGCAGGGGAGGTGCTCACCCGCCCTCTTGGCGCTGAGGGAGCCGTCGCGGTGGATGATGACATCACTGCTGCCCAGCATCAGGAGGCTCTGGCCCGACAGGATGCTGCCCAGCAGGTCAGGCACTGGCTCCTCCTCCAAGTCTGCCTCTGGCACCGCAGCAGGGGGGCGACTCCTGTGGGCACAGACCCGAGGTCCTGCCATCACTGCCTCCCGCGGCCTGAGGGCCGGCACCAGGCAGAGCCCTGCAGCAGGTGGGAGCCGGGGAGAGTGGCGCTGGGCCGGGCCTGCGCCTCCCCCACAGCCCTGGCTCCGGCTGCTGTTATAAGAAGGGCTCACCAGGGCctcccagagggagggagggagccccACCTCGCAGCTCTGGCTCCAGGGAAACCAGGTGTTTTTGGGAGAAGTCACCTGTGGTGCCTTTGCCACCCCCAACTCCACCAACAGGCGGGAGGGGGCAGACAAGCATCTTTACctgttttgttggttttggttaattctttttttgttcttgtggcgAAACAAAAGAACTGGCCAAAAGGTGACCTCTGATGACAGCCTTATTCACCAGGGCCACTGCTCCTGCCCAAGGCAGTCTCCCTGTGCTGGTGGCTCTCAGGCCggggtggggggcagaggggcCACCTGGTGGAGCTGCAGCAACTCCAGTCCACGCTCATGGGCAGGCCGTGGCCTCTGATGCAGGATGGGCTGCAGCACTGCCTCACACCAAGAGCTGACTGATGAGCGTGACAGCTGAGGGGATGTGCTGAGGCCACCCAGGGCCACAGAGAGCCAGGCTATCGCGGCCCCACCCTGGAACCCCCATCCGCTGCCCGACTGCTGCCCTCACCTCCCCAGAAGCCTCTGCCCTCACACACCTGGAAAGCCCCATGGAGACGGGCCTGGCCACGGGCTGGTGGGACTGCAGGGCTGACCGGGACAGAGCCCGTCTCTTGGCACTCAGAGGGGAAAGAGGGTTTGCAGAAAGCTCTTCACTGCTAGAGGGGAGGACACAGGCCAAAGGGAACAGGTGACTCCCAGCTCCCAGAACCCCCAGCCCAGGGAGACAGCACGGAGGAGGAAGGCCGAGCAATGGCCACATGACGGCACGTGTGATTTGTGCCCCGCACCAGACCTCTAAGTTCTACGCTGCCCACCTGCACCGTATGGCGGTGGGAGGAATGGCCACCCTCACTCACAAACACAAAACCTAACGCCTCCGCATGCACCTCGGGGCCCCGTGCCCACAGCCCCCAGGGAGAAGAACAGGTGCCCAGGCAGGACCATCACCAGTTCAGTCACCTGTCGAAGGGGTCCAGCTCATAGGGATCTccaaacagagacagagaggcagcTCCAATATCCGCTCTCAGCAGCCCCAAAGAGGGCTCCACTGGCTTCAACACTGACGGGATGCAGCTGCTGTGAACAGGCCTGCGCAGGCCCAGCGTCCGCGCGATTCGAGAGCGAGTGGTGGCTTCACTCTGAATCCAGTAACAAAGAAAAAGGTGAACAGAGAGACAGGGATGGCATCTACGAGGGCTCTGTAAATGCCACGTGAAGCCTTCATCAGCAACAGCGAACACTAGGGCGGGAAAATAGTAAGCCAAAGTCAACGGGCTTCGCAGGCATGACGACCGATAAGCAGGAACAACGCCGCACACGTCGGCCGCGAAGCTCACTGCAGGTTAGCAGAGGCTCTCGGGGTGCTGCAGAGTCACCATCTCGTAGTAGTTAGCATTAAGTGAAAACtcacaaagagggaaacaaaaaATTCAACTGATGACTGACAGTAAAACCTCTGGtggatcacatctgtaatcccagcattctgggaggccaaggcagacagatcatttgaggccagttcgaggccagcctggccaacatggtgaaaccccgtctctactaaaaatacaaaaattagttgggcgtggtggctcacgcctgtaatcccagctactcaggaggctgaggcagaagaattgcttgaacccgggaggcagacgttgcagcaaaccaagattgcaccactgtaactccagcctgggtgacagagcgtgactctgtctcaaaaacaaacaaaaacaaacaaacacaccaaAAAACCCTTGAGAAGATGACACAAATTTAGATTTCAAGCGCTGTCATTATTCCTAAATTACTAAAAATCCTAAGAGTTGCTAGCTATTTCCTTCTGATTCTAGGCAGAGCGGACAGAGCAGCCTCTGGCTGTGTTTGGGACTGCAGGGCCTGAAGGCAGGTGCCGCCCCTCCCAAAGGCGAACACCCTCACCTGCCACCGGGCCCCCAGGCTGTGGTCCCAGAACGCTGTCCACAGAAGAAAGGAACCACAGAAATAGCACGCAGGCCAGCCGAGGACAAAAAGCTCAGGAGGACGCGCAGGAGTGTTCTGGGCACAGGGATGGGAGAGGAGGTTCCAACCCAGGCTCAGGGCACCCTGCAAAGCAAAGGGAGAGCCCAGGGGACCTGAGAACTGGGAAATAGCAGGTCCTTATCCAACACCTGGTCATGGCTTTAGCTTTTACTCCAGGAATTTTGTCTGAATGAATAACCAGATCAGATGTTCGAATAGtccatttaaaactaaaataagggggccaggcatggtggctcacacctggaatcccagcactttgggaggccaaggtgggcagatcaccagaggtcaggagttcaagaccagcctgaccaacatggcaaaaccccatctctactacaaatagaaaaattagccgggcatggtggcgcacacctgtaatcccagctatttgggaggctgaggcaggagaattgcttgaactcaggaggccgaggttgcagtgagctgagatcataccactgcactccagcctgagcaacaagagcgaaactccatctgaaaaaaaaaaaaaaagaactaaaatatggttttatataaatatgtactatATGAGTTTATATTTactaggaaataaataataatcttaagTATAAATTCACATAAAGATGCAGCAGACTTGgcgctcacacttgtaatcccggcactttgggaggtcgaggcaggaggatcatttgagcccaggagttcaagaccagcttggggaatattgtgagaccccgtctccaccaaaaaaaaaaaaattagctgggtgaggtggtgtgagcctgtggtcccagctacttgagaggctgacgtGCGAGGATCACcttagcctgggaggtcaaggcggctgcagtgaaccaggatcacgtcactgcactccagcctgggtaacagaaccaGACTTTGTTCCCACCCcaacctaaaacaaacaaacaaacaaaaaacatgttgTGAGGCTTAGATGACaaactgcttaagcccaggagtttaagaccagcctgggaaacatggcgaacccctgtgtctacaaaaaatacaaaaattagccgggcacagtgggctatgcctgtagtcccagctactcaggaagctgaggtgggaggatcacctgggcctggggaggtcaaggctgcagtgagctgggattgagccactgcacttcagcctgggccacagagtgctaccatctcaaaaaacaaaacaaacgctgggcgcggtggctcacgcctggaatcccagcactttgggggccgaggcgggcagatcacgaggtcaggagttcaagaccagcctgaccaacatggtgaaaccctatctctaataaaaatacaaaaattagctgggcgtggtggcgcacgcctataatcctagttactcaggaggctgaagcaggagaatcgcttgaacccaggaggcggaggttgcagcgagccgagatcgcaccactgcactccagcgtggggacagagtgagactccgtctcaaaaacaaacaaacaaacaaaaacaaaacacaaaacaaaaaagattcagCAAACACTTGAACAATGGCTGcaactcagttttgttttgttttgtttttgaggcagagttttgctctcgtcgcccaggctggagtgcagtggcacaatctcggctcactgcaacctctgcctcccggggttcaagtgattctcctgcctcagcctcctgaggctgggactacaggggcctgccaccacacctggctaatttttagtctttttagtagagatggggtttcaccatgttggtcaggctggtcttcaactcctgacctcaggtgatctgtccacctcggccccccaaagtggtgggatcacaggtgtgagccactgcgctcagctgcAATTCAAGTTTTTACATATTAAGGTGTTTTAAATGTGCAGTCAGAGTGGACAAGGTGATGCATTTAATCCCAGTTTGAGCATCACAAACATGAACACGAATGACACATCACCCTCCAACCCATAAACATGGACAATAATTAGGGATCAactaaaaatgaatattaaatatctGGTCCATGATTTGGGGTGAAAAGGGCCTAGGACAACAAACGCCATGACATATACCAAGGAGGCCGCTCCCAGGGCCCAGTGAGCATGGGTCAGAGGAAGTGGACGGGGCCTGTCAGACACGGCTTGTGTCACTCCTCAGAGCCAGGCTGGCCAGGCCTGCCTGAAACCCACAGCAGCTCCCGGGGGCCTCTGCCAGAGGGCTTGCACTGGCCTGGCTCACACCTGGCCCCCCGACCAGCTGATAGCTTCAGGAAGGTTCCTGGGGGGCATACGACCACCCCTCAACCCCTCAGTGTGCCTTAGGAAACAGCTGGCCTCAACCCCATCTTCAGTCTGTGCTACAGAAATGTTCATTTCTATCTGTAAATCATTGAGTAAATACAGAAAAGCAGCGACGATGATGATCCCTGCCCTGTAACCGCGCGAGGGTGCTGAGGCTGGCGGGAGGCTCAGGCCCTGCCACCCAATGCTCACCTTTaccttcttccctcttctcttcttcACTCGATGTTGGCGTTTCCTAGATCTTGTCGCTGAGCCCTTACTTTTTGCGGATGGTCCGGATGGGGTTTTCTTTCTTCCCGGCACTTTCTTCCGTCTTCCTAAGGAGAAGAGGTTGAAGTCTGTGCTTCCCTGTGCTGGGCCCTCCCCGCCCCATTCCTGTGAGTCCAGCTCAGTAGACGGAGCCCAAGGAGCCGGTACAGCGGGACCACACGCACTagcttgcaattttttttttttttttgagacaggatcttgccctatcacccaagctggagtgcagtggcacgaactcagctcacagcagcctcaaactcctgggctcacgtgattctcctgcctcagcctctcaagcagctggaactataggcaggcaccaccgtgcccagctaattttttttatagatagggcttaccatgttgcccaggctggtctctgggctcaagcaatcctcccgcctcagcctcctaaagagctaggattacaggtgtgaaccaccgcgcctgcccaaattttttttttgagacggagtcttgctgtgtcaccaaggctgaagtgcactggtgcaatcttagctcactgcaacctctgcctcctgggttaaagcgattctcctgcctcagcctcctgagtagctgggattacgggcgtgtgccatcacagctgcctaatttttgtattttttttttttttgagacggagtctcgttctgtcacccaggctggagtgcagcggcgtgatctcggctcactgcaaactctgcctcccaggttcacgccattctcctgcctcagcctgccaagtagctgggactacaggcgcccgccacgtagctgggactacaagcccgccaccacgcccggctaattttttgtatttttagtagagatagggtttcaccgtattagccaggatggtctcgatctcctgaccttgtgatccgcccgccttggcctcccaaagtgctgggattacaggtgtaagccaccgcgcctggcctaatttttgtatttttaatagagacggggtttcgttaagttggccaggctggtcttgaactcctgatatcaggtgacgcacccgcctcagcctcccaaagtgctgggattacaggtgcgagccactgtgcccggccccaaagatttttaaacagagaaataaaccatatatacatttatatatatttttggagacagagtcttactctgtcacccaggctggactgcagtggcgccatctcaaactcctggcctcaagctatccacctgccccagcctcccaaagtgctgggattacaggctactcaggaggctgaggcaccacaattgcttgagcctgggaggcagaggttgcagtgagctgagattgcgccactgcactccagcctgagcaagatgagatcctgtctcaaaaaaaaaaaaaaaaaaaaggaataaaaaataaaaataatgtgttccTATCGGGGAGAGACACAGAAAATGAGTTGCATCTAAGAACAGAGCCTGACATCCCTGAGTGTACCATTAAATATCTTACATAATTATGACcagggccaggcaccatggctcacacctgtaatcccagcactttgggaggccaaggcaggtggatcgcttgagactTTAACACAAATGAGCTCACTGCACATCTGTAGTgacataaagatttaaaaaattttaactgcAAAAACACCCAGCCAAACACCCATCAACAggacaaactgtggtatattcatacaatggaatatgtctgaataataaaaaatcagccaCAGACACACATAATTACAGAGATTCCTAGAGTGCTGTGCTGAACAAAAGGAGCAGCAAGTTGGGCTCCTGCACCAGACCCACAGACGCCAAGTCCCCCGGAGCCCCAGGACCAGCACGACCGATACACAGTGATGCACACGGCCATAGGGTTGCTGGTGGGGCCGGAAGTGTGGTCTCGTAACTATTTCTGTGCTGGCTGGAATGGAAGTTACGTCTGTCAAACCTAGGACTACACACTAAAGCGAGTGCATTCACTTAATAAAAAGTACGTAtgcttcaggccaggcgcggtggctcaggcctgtaatcccagcactttgggaggctgaggtggtcggatcacctgaggtcgggagttcaagaccagcctggccaacatggtgaagccccatcactactaaaaatacaaaaactaggtgggcgtggtggcgagtgcctgtaatcccagctactcgggaggctgaggcaggacaaacacttgaacccaggaggtggaggatgcagtgagccaagatttcgccactgcactccagcctaggagactgagactctgcctcaaaaaaaaaaaagaaaaaagaagaagtatgCATGCTTCAATAAAGTTAATTTCTAAAAGACCACAGATTAGAACGCACTGAGTAAAGCAGGAGTCCACGCATCCACAGTGACTTAAATCCCCATGAGGGAGAGGGGATGCTCTTCTGAGAGCCAAATGCGCGCACCAGCGCCAGGGGGTGTCTGACAAGGTACAGTCGATGGCTCGCACGTGCACCAGCGCCAGGGGGTGTCTGACAAGGTGCAGTCGATGGCTCGCACGCGCACCAGCGCCAGGGGGTGTCTGACAAGGTACAATCGATGGCTTTCCCCAGGAACGGCCCGTTAATTTTAAGGGAGAATTAGTCACTTCACAGTGGACCTCTGAGAACCAAGTCATCAAAGTTAACCAGCACTGGGACAAAATTACCAAAACTCACAGGGAAAAGGACTGAAAACCTGAACAGGGCAGAAGCAAGACAGGACGCGAAATCACTGCTCTGAACTCAGCCCCCACAGAAAAgcccaggcccagatggcttcaggGCGTACCCTGACAAATGTCTATAGCAAAAATAACAAGACTGCTTCCATTAGCCTCAGGATGCAACCCTTCCAGAAAGCAGAAGGGAACAATTCGGGAAGGCCGGCATCGCCCTGGCACAATGCCAGAGGCAGCGTGGTCGCAGATCTGCACATCAGACCCACACCTCCCAGGCCcggcttctgtgtagtgttttcaGCTGAGAAGATTAAGTTgcagaaagaagaaatggaaatgccCACAGCCCTGGCCTTGAAAGAAGCAGAGAGTGGACCTCGGGCGTGGGTCCCAGCATGTGGCCTCGAGAGAAGTAGTGAGTGGACCTCGGGCGTGGGTCCCAGCACGTGGCTGGCGGGAGAGTCCATCCCTCCAGGCTTACTTGTCTTCCTCTTCCGTCGGGTGGGAGTGCGTGGCGTCAGGGGGCGCTGATACACGGCGGTGCTCAGGCCAGTCGCCACGGCCTCGATGGCTTCGTCCAGCAGGGAAGACCCAAGGCGCCCTGGTGTGTGCTACAGGCAAAGGGGTGGTGCCGTCAAATGCCCTTGGGGCCTCAGCCAGGCCAGCACAGACCCCAAATGGAGCCCAGAACACAGCCCACAATGGCAGCCAGAGAAGCAGGACAGCCTCCCCACCCGCCACCCGCAGCAGCCACGGCCCGGCCTTCCTCTCCCCTGCCAGAGCCTGCCAAGCACTCCCACGGGGGCAAGGCCAGGACAGCCTGGGACGGCTCTGGGAGGCAAGCTCAGGgctggaatggagggcaaggtcAGGCAGGCACCGAAAACAGTGGAGTTCTTGGTGGAAGAAGAAGGGCACAGGGTGGACCTCAGAGCAGAGCAGAGCCCATGGCAAGCCCTGA
This genomic window contains:
- the PHRF1 gene encoding PHD and RING finger domain-containing protein 1 isoform X6, translating into MDDDSLDEPVARSPGPDGCPQVGPADPAGDFEESSEGSSGDSGDDSDSEHGDGTDGEDEGASEEEDLEDRSGSEDSEDDGETLLAVAGTQGKLKAAGSFNSDDDAESCPICLNTFRDQAVGTPENCAHYFCLDCIVEWSKNANSCPVDRTLFKCICIRAQFGGKILRKIPVENTKASEEEEEDPTFCEVCGRSDREDRLLLCDGCDAGYHMECLDPPLQEVPVNEWFCPECAAPGIVLAADAGPVSEEEVSLLLADVVPTTSRLRPRAGRTRAIARTRQSERVRATVNRNRISTARRVQHTPGRLGSSLLDEAIEAVATGLSTAVYQRPLTPRTPTRRKRKTRRRKKVPGRKKTPSGPSAKSKGSATRSRKRQHRVKKRRGKKVKGALSLGWNLLSHPCAQNTPARPPELFVLGWPACYFCGSFLLWTAFWDHSLGARWQSEATTRSRIARTLGLRRPVHSSCIPSVLKPVEPSLGLLRADIGAASLSLFGDPYELDPFDSSEELSANPLSPLSAKRRALSRSALQSHQPVARPVSMGLSRSRPPAAVPEADLEEEPVPDLLGSILSGQSLLMLGSSDVIIHRDGSLSAKRAAPVSFQRNSGSVSRGEEGSKDCLQPRALPSGSPAQGPSGNRPQSTGLSCQGSSCIPTRTSGAPVRLDLSATPGSVQARNLSNGSVPGFRHSHGPQFNGTNKHTLPLASATSKISSRDSKPPCRSVVSGPPLKPAPRRMDISELPRIPKIRRDDGGGRRDMAPAHGQSTEIPSACISRLTGREGAGQPGRGTRAESEASSRVPQEPGVHTGSSRPPAPSSHGSMAPLGPSRGKGVGSTFESFRINIPGNMAHSSQLSSPGFCNTFRPVDNKEQRKENPSPLFSIKKTKQLRSEVYDPSDPTGSDSSAPSSSPERSGPGLLPSEITRTISINSPKAQTVQAVRCVTSYTVESIFGTEPDPPLGPSSTVSKLRGAVAAEGASDTEREEPTESQGLAARVQRPSPPEPWDEEDGASCSTFFGSEERTVTCVTVVEPEAPPSPGMPQAATHRVVELRPPSRSRSTSSSRSRRKAKRKRVSREHGRTRSVTRSESRDRSSRSASPSVGEERPRRQRSKAKSRRSSSDRSSSRERAKRKKAKEKSREHRRGPWGHSRRTSRSRSGSPGSSSYEHYESRKKKKRSASRPRGRECSPTSSLERLRRHKHQREHSHERPDRKESAVWPRDRRKRRSRSPSPEHRPRGHRRPRSREKRPRTRSHSPERKGAVREASPAPLAQGEPGQEDLPPRLPALEEARVSPEVATADKAPLQAAPVLEVAAECEPDDLDLDYGDSVEAGHVFDDFSSDAVFIQLDDMSSPPSPESTDSSPERDVPPKPALPPASLAVAAIQREVSLMHDEDPSQPPPLPEGPQEPHLLRPDAAEKAEAPSSPDVAPVGKEDSPSMSGRVQEAARAEEVVSQTPLLRSRALVKRVTWNLQESESSAPAEDRAPRAPLHRPQKPREGAWDMEDVAPTGVRQAFSELPLPSHVLPEPGFPDTDPSQGSLPLVGCGAAQTLAPVPTALTPASEPASQATAASNSEEKTPAPRLAAEKTKKEEYMKKLHMQERAVEEVKLAIKPFYQKREVTKEEYKDILRKAVQKICHSKSGEINPVKVANLVKAYVDKYRHMRRHKKPEAGEEPPTQGAEG
- the PHRF1 gene encoding PHD and RING finger domain-containing protein 1 isoform X4, with amino-acid sequence MDDDSLDEPVARSPGPDGCPQVGPADPAEESSEGSSGDSGDDSDSEHGDGTDGEDEGASEEEDLEDRSGSEDSEDDGETLLAVAGTQGKLKAAGSFNSDDDAESCPICLNTFRDQAVGTPENCAHYFCLDCIVEWSKNANSCPVDRTLFKCICIRAQFGGKILRKIPVENTKASEEEEEDPTFCEVCGRSDREDRLLLCDGCDAGYHMECLDPPLQEVPVNEWFCPECAAPGIVLAADAGPVSEEEVSLLLADVVPTTSRLRPRAGRTRAIARTRQSERVRATVNRNRISTARRVQHTPGRLGSSLLDEAIEAVATGLSTAVYQRPLTPRTPTRRKRKTRRRKKVPGRKKTPSGPSAKSKGSATRSRKRQHRVKKRRGKKVKGALSLGWNLLSHPCAQNTPARPPELFVLGWPACYFCGSFLLWTAFWDHSLGARWQSEATTRSRIARTLGLRRPVHSSCIPSVLKPVEPSLGLLRADIGAASLSLFGDPYELDPFDSSEELSANPLSPLSAKRRALSRSALQSHQPVARPVSMGLSRSRPPAAVPEADLEEEPVPDLLGSILSGQSLLMLGSSDVIIHRDGSLSAKRAAPVSFQRNSGSVSRGEEGSKDCLQPRALPSGSPAQGPSGNRPQSTGLSCQGSSCIPTRTSGAPVRLDLSATPGSVQARNLSNGSVPGFRHSHGPQFNGTNKHTLPLASATSKISSRDSKPPCRSVVSGPPLKPAPRRMDISELPRIPKIRRDDGGGRRDMAPAHGQSTEIPSACISRLTGREGAGQPGRGTRAESEASSRVPQEPGVHTGSSRPPAPSSHGSMAPLGPSRGKGVGSTFESFRINIPGNMAHSSQLSSPGFCNTFRPVDNKEQRKENPSPLFSIKKTKQLRSEVYDPSDPTGSDSSAPSSSPERSGPGLLPSEITRTISINSPKAQTVQAVRCVTSYTVESIFGTEPDPPLGPSSTVSKLRGAVAAEGASDTEREEPTESQGLAARVQRPSPPEPWDEEDGASCSTFFGSEERTVTCVTVVEPEAPPSPGMPQAATHRVVELRPPSRSRSTSSSRSRRKAKRKRVSREHGRTRSVTRSESRDRSSRSASPSVGEERPRRQRSKAKSRRSSSDRSSSRERAKRKKAKEKSREHRRGPWGHSRRTSRSRSGSPGSSSYEHYESRKKKKRSASRPRGRECSPTSSLERLRRHKHQREHSHERPDRKESAVWPRDRRKRRSRSPSPEHRPRGHRRPRSREKRPRTRSHSPERKGAVREASPAPLAQGEPGQEDLPPRLPALEEARVSPEVATADKAPLQAAPVLEVAAECEPDDLDLDYGDSVEAGHVFDDFSSDAVFIQLDDMSSPPSPESTDSSPERDVPPKPALPPASLAVAAIQREVSLMHDEDPSQPPPLPEGPQEPHLLRPDAAEKAEAPSSPDVAPVGKEDSPSMSGRVQEAARAEEVVSQTPLLRSRALVKRVTWNLQESESSAPAEDRAPRAPLHRPQKPREGAWDMEDVAPTGVRQAFSELPLPSHVLPEPGFPDTDPSQVYSPSLPPAPAQPSSIPPCALVSQPTVQFILQGSLPLVGCGAAQTLAPVPTALTPASEPASQATAASNSEEKTPAPRLAAEKTKKEEYMKKLHMQERAVEEVKLAIKPFYQKREVTKEEYKDILRKAVQKICHSKSGEINPVKVANLVKAYVDKYRHMRRHKKPEAGEEPPTQGAEG